From the genome of Nocardia sp. NBC_01503, one region includes:
- a CDS encoding thioesterase II family protein, translating into MSNSLGWIRKFHRPRAAGNPPLVICPHAGGGASTYRPFSKALSEHFDVSIFQYPGRQDRAREAALRTVPELAAGAFAEFTRAPSNTGEPITIYGHSMGSVVAFEFARLAESAGIPVRLLAVSGAVAPWRVVDMPGHPTEDEELLDHVGGLQGTGADVLANRELMRMALPALKADYAAFDAYTCAKDVMLDTPVHAMGGSDDEFVSIGDLYGWQAHTAHELQVSMFDGGHFYLHDHVASIAETLAAEPIRSAVAR; encoded by the coding sequence ATGAGCAATTCTCTCGGCTGGATTCGTAAGTTCCATCGACCGCGTGCGGCGGGCAATCCGCCCCTGGTCATCTGCCCGCACGCGGGCGGCGGAGCCTCCACCTATCGCCCGTTCTCCAAGGCGCTGAGCGAGCACTTCGACGTCTCGATCTTCCAGTATCCGGGCCGTCAGGACCGGGCCCGCGAGGCCGCGCTGCGCACCGTGCCGGAGCTCGCCGCGGGGGCGTTCGCCGAGTTCACCCGCGCACCGAGCAATACCGGTGAACCGATCACGATCTACGGGCACAGCATGGGCTCGGTGGTGGCATTCGAGTTCGCGCGGCTGGCCGAATCCGCCGGTATTCCGGTGCGTTTGCTCGCGGTCTCCGGTGCGGTCGCGCCGTGGCGGGTGGTGGATATGCCCGGGCATCCCACCGAGGATGAGGAGCTGCTCGATCACGTCGGCGGCCTGCAAGGCACCGGGGCCGACGTACTGGCCAATCGCGAGCTGATGCGCATGGCGCTGCCCGCGCTCAAGGCCGACTACGCCGCCTTCGACGCCTACACCTGCGCGAAGGACGTAATGCTCGATACGCCGGTGCATGCCATGGGCGGCAGTGACGACGAATTCGTCTCCATCGGCGATCTGTACGGCTGGCAGGCGCATACCGCGCACGAACTCCAGGTGAGCATGTTCGACGGCGGGCATTTCTACCTGCACGACCACGTCGCCTCGATCGCCGAAACCCTTGCCGCCGAACCGATCCGATCGGCGGTGGCGCGATGA
- a CDS encoding condensation domain-containing protein, producing MKSLEDLQAAMAARLATAGLAAAPAVPVRRDRTRAALSFGQRYVWAHQQIAPDSAAYNLCLALTFDGEVDARALRRSFLALVQRHEVLRTTYHNDEQGDPYQRIHDDLPPRLTEIDLTTADIAEGTGEGRAMPDARDEGASRIAPDPAEIDRRLAELTRAAAYETFDLSSESSLRVTFVRTRPDRLVVLLVIQHIAWDGMTLPAVSRDVENFYRQARTGDITVEPLRLQVADFAEWEQDRYRDGDHSAEMEFWASQFDGEVPELQLPYDRRPVSVSERGDRFDRLLGERADANLRRLSADLRTTPFSVFLAAYYLALRRTTGQRDIVVGTTVANREESGQELLIGNLSNMIPLRFTGAGAGTFAELVDQVRATTTEAFKHKHFPQEGIVRAANSATGHIGSKLFDTMVLFLHQRIDGPQLPGATTSWELIDNGGALLPLVVETFMHGDRTDVQITYRTDLFGHGTIERLHEYIDQILAAATPGATLSSLETLTASDRARLDDWSHGDRPAITPETVDAMIRTSAAEHPDRIAVIFEDTELDYAEFDSRVNGLTRMLLERGVRNGDRIGVYAERSEWLPVVFAAVLRAGAVYVPADPSYPPDRIEYMLGDSELALMITAVFTESAESPRHPGALLAGIHSRGSSADGVDPGQIHAGMTGEAVAGTTGDVAGMTGKAAGRSGLSLLDLADPGIQAELAATDASPVRPAELARPIHPLDAAYLLYTSGTTGRPKGVVIHHRAIANHVQWMRDYLGFGAERILQKAPIGFDVSVFELVNALCTGSATVLPHPDWWQADVEALAGIIDRHRVTQLSLVPSVTRAFLDAGPDPERLRSMRYVYLGGESVPPALVEEASRVFGGTVLGLYGPTEAAMDLTHEDFAGTRGGDEIRSALIGVPESNSSVFVLDEQLRRVPPGVTGELYLGGVQLARGYHRRPGLSAGTFVACPFALESGARMYRTGDIVRWNSRGRLEYLGRVDDQVKIRGHRIELGEIGTTLRRMPGIGSAAAVALPRGNDSVLVGYYVAEPNSLCASDSETAVAASIRAYLAERLPEYMIPAAVVRMAALPLTANGKLDRRALPEPDLGGSTGRGRDLSDGPETLVADAVRQVLGLTDEVTLAADDDFLALGGDSITAIRMASALKKRGLAITTSALFDARTIAAIAAATTALVDTGAPALIDAGAATGWIPLNPIAAMLVEKVGEYTGYSQATAIVTPPDATADRLAAAVNGLLDRHPLLRARLGVVPENETFPGMTAGSPAYYVPAVGEAYPPVALVEVEIPSAEWDLTTGSVLQEQLHLVGSALDPAAGRMVGAVWARTPDRTDGRLLLVVHHLVVDGVSWRILHDDLRGLWQDGALDPESGTSVKTWNSNLLRYAESRTLASELSYWQAVAESADPLLGSRPFDPAIDTIATSHEVTTELDAEDTRFLMTTGAQAFGCDFLDIQVAALVVAVHRFRRARDRDTGTVALTMERHGRVENLFAGADLANTVGWFTSAYPVALDVVRGGEIEVTDAVKAVKEQLLAVPDSGIGWGLLRWLNEQGRSVLADRPAPQLSFNYMGRFAVAETAEIWSAAPEFGYLGGHADPAMPVAAVLDVNTVTVTGGDGATLRASFRFPAGVLTDAEVHEFADLWAGGLRDFAKTVRDDPGRRFTPGDVLAREVTQLDLDRWQTLYGAFADVHPLAPMQAGLYFTALGSGGKDFYNVQTMIAVRGALELPRLTAALDTVINRYPNLRVAISVSHAGQPYAIVTDHVRVPVREVDFSARSDADRRLRDFLLADQGEQFDLSRGPLTRATVVHLPDAVHMLVLTSHHLLTDGWSGQLLPQEIFAAYLSEGTAAPIGNPNTFAEFLRLTQDREAATEAAWSGYLEGVRPCLVAPNRVPEGGGVPTGRSAVIDAEVVRRLTALAAEVGTTFSVICQLAWANVLRYVTGSETAVFGEVVSGRPADLDEVDNAVGCFANTIPVAVGLRGDASWRELLAEIQRRRVELMEFQQYRLTSAIRATGVRRLFDSMFVFQSYPPGRAELENLLAQAKLELVSFEGGGATDNALLVMIFPANSLLPGDGVQAVVFYAEDSFDDTEAEIIESAFHDTLRAIAAAPDTSVDASPVIGDEDHGLLVMRRMWQ from the coding sequence ATGAAGTCGCTGGAAGACCTACAGGCAGCAATGGCGGCTCGCCTCGCCACCGCCGGTTTGGCCGCCGCACCCGCGGTCCCGGTGCGCCGCGATCGCACCCGAGCGGCGCTGTCCTTCGGACAGCGCTATGTGTGGGCGCATCAGCAGATCGCCCCGGACAGCGCCGCCTACAACCTCTGTCTGGCACTGACTTTCGACGGTGAGGTGGATGCGCGGGCGCTGCGCCGCTCGTTCCTGGCGCTGGTCCAGCGGCACGAGGTGCTGCGCACCACCTACCACAATGACGAGCAGGGCGACCCCTACCAGCGGATTCACGATGACCTGCCGCCCCGGCTGACCGAAATCGACCTCACCACAGCGGATATCGCCGAGGGGACGGGCGAAGGACGCGCGATGCCGGATGCGCGCGACGAGGGCGCGAGTCGCATCGCCCCGGACCCGGCCGAGATCGACCGGCGGTTGGCCGAGTTGACCAGGGCCGCCGCGTACGAGACCTTCGACCTCTCGTCGGAATCCTCACTGCGCGTGACCTTCGTCCGCACCCGCCCGGACCGCCTGGTCGTACTGCTGGTGATCCAGCACATCGCCTGGGACGGTATGACCCTGCCCGCCGTCTCCCGCGATGTGGAGAACTTCTACCGTCAGGCCCGCACCGGCGATATCACGGTGGAACCCCTGCGCCTCCAGGTCGCCGACTTCGCCGAATGGGAGCAGGACCGGTACCGCGACGGCGACCACAGCGCCGAAATGGAGTTCTGGGCAAGCCAATTCGACGGTGAGGTGCCCGAACTCCAGCTGCCCTACGATCGCCGCCCCGTCAGCGTCAGCGAGCGCGGCGACCGCTTCGACCGGCTGCTCGGTGAGCGCGCGGACGCCAATCTGCGCCGCCTCTCGGCCGACCTGCGCACCACCCCGTTCTCGGTATTCCTGGCCGCCTACTACCTGGCGCTGCGCCGGACCACCGGTCAGCGCGACATCGTGGTCGGCACCACCGTGGCCAATCGCGAGGAGTCCGGTCAGGAGCTGCTGATCGGAAACCTCTCCAATATGATTCCGCTGCGCTTCACCGGCGCGGGCGCGGGTACCTTCGCCGAACTGGTGGATCAGGTGCGCGCCACCACCACGGAAGCGTTCAAGCACAAGCATTTCCCGCAGGAGGGCATCGTCCGCGCGGCCAACAGCGCCACCGGACATATCGGTTCGAAGCTCTTCGACACCATGGTGCTGTTCCTGCACCAGAGGATCGACGGCCCGCAGCTGCCCGGCGCGACGACCAGCTGGGAACTCATCGACAATGGCGGGGCCCTGCTGCCGCTGGTCGTGGAGACCTTCATGCACGGCGATCGCACCGATGTGCAGATCACCTACCGCACCGACCTTTTCGGCCACGGCACCATCGAGCGCCTGCACGAGTACATCGATCAGATACTGGCCGCCGCCACCCCCGGCGCGACCCTGAGCTCGCTCGAGACGCTCACCGCCTCCGACCGCGCTCGCCTGGACGACTGGTCCCACGGTGACCGCCCCGCCATCACCCCCGAAACCGTCGACGCCATGATCCGCACCTCCGCGGCCGAGCATCCGGACCGGATCGCGGTCATCTTCGAGGACACCGAACTCGACTACGCCGAATTCGATTCCCGCGTCAACGGACTCACCCGCATGCTGCTCGAGCGCGGTGTGCGCAACGGTGATCGAATCGGCGTCTACGCCGAACGCAGCGAATGGCTCCCGGTCGTCTTCGCCGCCGTCCTGCGCGCGGGCGCGGTCTACGTCCCCGCCGACCCCAGCTACCCCCCGGACCGCATCGAGTACATGCTCGGCGATTCCGAACTCGCCCTGATGATCACCGCGGTCTTCACCGAATCGGCCGAATCCCCCCGTCATCCCGGCGCGCTTTTGGCCGGGATCCACAGCCGTGGATCATCGGCTGATGGTGTGGATCCCGGCCAAATACATGCCGGGATGACGGGGGAGGCTGTCGCCGGGACGACGGGCGATGTCGCCGGGATGACGGGGAAGGCTGCGGGCAGGAGTGGTCTCTCGCTGTTGGACCTCGCTGATCCGGGCATCCAGGCTGAACTCGCTGCCACCGACGCCAGTCCGGTGCGGCCGGCGGAGTTGGCCCGGCCCATTCATCCGCTCGATGCGGCGTACCTGCTCTACACCTCGGGCACGACCGGCCGACCCAAGGGCGTGGTCATTCATCACCGCGCCATCGCCAATCATGTGCAGTGGATGCGCGATTACCTCGGGTTCGGCGCGGAGCGCATCCTTCAGAAGGCTCCGATCGGGTTCGATGTCTCGGTCTTCGAGCTGGTCAATGCCCTGTGCACCGGTTCGGCGACCGTGCTTCCGCATCCGGACTGGTGGCAGGCCGATGTGGAGGCGCTTGCCGGAATCATCGACCGGCACCGGGTGACTCAGCTGTCCCTGGTCCCCAGCGTGACCCGCGCCTTCCTCGATGCCGGGCCGGATCCGGAGCGGTTGCGGTCCATGCGCTACGTCTATCTCGGCGGCGAATCCGTGCCGCCCGCCCTCGTGGAGGAGGCGAGCCGGGTTTTCGGCGGCACCGTTCTGGGCCTGTACGGTCCGACCGAGGCCGCCATGGACCTCACCCACGAGGATTTCGCGGGTACCCGAGGCGGTGACGAGATCCGCTCGGCGCTCATCGGTGTGCCCGAATCGAATTCGTCGGTCTTCGTCCTGGACGAACAGCTGCGCCGGGTGCCGCCGGGTGTCACCGGAGAGTTGTACCTGGGCGGCGTACAGCTGGCTCGGGGCTACCACCGCCGCCCGGGGCTGAGCGCCGGAACCTTCGTGGCCTGCCCGTTCGCCCTGGAATCCGGTGCGCGCATGTACCGCACCGGCGATATCGTGCGCTGGAATTCGCGTGGCCGCCTCGAATATCTGGGTCGCGTGGACGATCAGGTCAAGATTCGCGGCCACCGCATCGAACTCGGCGAGATCGGCACCACGCTGCGCCGGATGCCGGGTATCGGTTCGGCCGCCGCTGTCGCATTGCCACGCGGCAATGACTCCGTACTGGTCGGGTACTACGTTGCCGAGCCGAATTCGTTGTGCGCCAGCGACTCCGAGACGGCCGTCGCGGCGAGCATTCGCGCCTACCTGGCGGAACGCCTGCCCGAGTACATGATTCCGGCCGCTGTGGTGCGCATGGCCGCGCTACCGCTCACCGCGAACGGCAAACTCGACCGTCGTGCGCTACCGGAGCCCGATCTCGGCGGCAGTACCGGTCGCGGTCGAGACTTGAGCGACGGCCCGGAAACCCTTGTCGCTGACGCTGTTCGCCAGGTGCTCGGCCTGACCGACGAGGTCACCCTCGCGGCCGACGACGACTTCCTGGCGCTGGGCGGTGACTCCATCACCGCCATCCGCATGGCCTCCGCCCTGAAGAAGCGTGGCCTCGCCATCACCACCAGCGCCCTGTTCGACGCTCGCACCATCGCCGCCATCGCCGCCGCGACCACCGCCCTCGTCGACACCGGCGCACCCGCGCTGATCGACGCGGGCGCGGCCACCGGCTGGATCCCGCTCAATCCGATTGCCGCCATGCTGGTCGAAAAGGTCGGCGAATACACCGGATACAGCCAGGCCACCGCCATTGTCACCCCGCCCGATGCCACCGCCGACCGGCTTGCCGCCGCCGTGAACGGTCTACTCGACCGGCACCCGCTATTGCGTGCCCGTCTCGGTGTCGTACCGGAGAATGAGACGTTCCCCGGGATGACGGCGGGTTCCCCTGCCTATTACGTTCCTGCGGTTGGTGAGGCGTATCCGCCGGTCGCACTGGTCGAGGTCGAAATCCCCAGTGCGGAATGGGATCTCACCACCGGTTCGGTGCTGCAAGAGCAGTTGCATCTTGTCGGGAGCGCGCTCGATCCCGCTGCCGGGCGCATGGTGGGGGCGGTGTGGGCGCGGACCCCGGACCGGACCGATGGCCGTCTGCTGCTGGTCGTCCACCACCTGGTGGTGGACGGCGTCTCGTGGCGCATCCTGCACGACGATCTGCGCGGACTCTGGCAGGACGGCGCACTCGATCCCGAGTCCGGAACCTCGGTCAAGACCTGGAATTCCAACCTGCTCCGCTACGCCGAAAGCCGCACCCTCGCATCGGAATTGTCGTATTGGCAGGCCGTCGCCGAGAGCGCGGACCCGCTATTGGGCTCCCGCCCCTTCGACCCGGCGATCGACACCATCGCCACTTCGCACGAGGTCACCACCGAACTGGATGCCGAGGACACTCGCTTCCTCATGACCACCGGTGCGCAGGCGTTCGGCTGCGATTTCCTCGATATCCAGGTGGCGGCGCTGGTCGTGGCCGTGCACCGCTTCCGGCGCGCACGGGACCGCGATACCGGCACCGTCGCGCTCACCATGGAGCGGCACGGGCGAGTCGAAAACCTTTTCGCCGGAGCCGATCTGGCCAATACGGTGGGTTGGTTCACCAGCGCCTATCCGGTCGCCCTCGATGTCGTGCGGGGCGGTGAGATCGAGGTGACCGATGCGGTGAAGGCGGTCAAGGAGCAGTTGCTGGCGGTACCGGACTCCGGTATCGGCTGGGGACTGCTGCGCTGGCTGAACGAGCAGGGCCGCAGCGTACTGGCCGACCGGCCCGCACCGCAGCTCAGCTTCAATTACATGGGTCGCTTCGCGGTCGCGGAGACGGCCGAAATCTGGTCGGCCGCACCGGAATTCGGCTACCTCGGTGGCCATGCCGATCCGGCCATGCCGGTGGCGGCGGTCCTGGATGTGAATACCGTGACCGTCACCGGCGGTGACGGCGCCACCCTGCGCGCGTCCTTCCGCTTCCCGGCCGGTGTGCTCACCGATGCCGAGGTGCACGAGTTCGCCGATCTGTGGGCGGGCGGCCTGCGCGATTTCGCCAAGACCGTGCGCGATGACCCCGGCCGCCGCTTCACCCCCGGTGATGTGCTGGCCCGCGAGGTCACCCAGCTGGATCTGGACCGCTGGCAGACGCTCTACGGCGCATTCGCCGATGTGCATCCGCTCGCACCCATGCAGGCGGGTCTGTACTTCACCGCGCTCGGCTCCGGCGGCAAGGACTTCTACAATGTGCAGACCATGATCGCCGTGCGCGGCGCCCTGGAGCTGCCGCGTCTCACGGCCGCCCTGGATACCGTGATCAACCGCTATCCCAATCTGCGGGTGGCCATTTCGGTATCGCATGCCGGGCAGCCGTATGCGATCGTCACCGATCACGTGCGGGTTCCGGTCCGTGAGGTCGACTTCTCGGCCCGCTCGGATGCCGACCGGCGCCTGCGGGATTTCCTGCTGGCCGATCAGGGTGAACAGTTCGATCTTTCGCGCGGCCCCCTCACCCGGGCCACCGTCGTGCACCTGCCGGACGCGGTGCACATGCTGGTGCTCACCTCGCATCATCTGCTCACCGACGGTTGGTCGGGGCAGCTGCTGCCGCAGGAGATCTTCGCCGCCTACCTCAGCGAGGGCACCGCCGCACCGATCGGCAACCCGAACACCTTCGCCGAATTCCTGCGCCTGACCCAGGATCGGGAGGCGGCGACCGAGGCGGCGTGGTCCGGCTATCTCGAGGGCGTGCGGCCGTGCCTGGTCGCACCGAACCGCGTACCCGAGGGTGGTGGCGTGCCCACCGGCCGCTCCGCCGTCATCGACGCCGAGGTGGTGCGGCGGCTCACCGCACTCGCCGCCGAGGTCGGCACCACCTTCAGTGTCATCTGCCAGCTGGCCTGGGCCAATGTGCTGCGTTATGTAACTGGTTCGGAGACAGCGGTATTCGGTGAGGTGGTCTCGGGCAGGCCCGCCGATCTCGACGAGGTGGACAATGCCGTCGGCTGCTTCGCCAACACCATTCCGGTGGCGGTCGGACTGCGCGGCGATGCCAGCTGGCGGGAACTGCTGGCCGAAATCCAGCGCCGCCGAGTCGAACTCATGGAATTCCAGCAGTACCGGCTCACCTCCGCCATCCGGGCGACCGGCGTACGCAGACTCTTCGACTCCATGTTCGTCTTCCAGTCCTACCCGCCCGGCCGCGCAGAGTTGGAAAACCTACTGGCACAGGCGAAATTGGAGCTGGTCAGCTTCGAGGGCGGTGGCGCGACCGATAACGCGCTACTGGTGATGATCTTCCCCGCCAATTCACTGCTGCCCGGCGACGGCGTCCAGGCTGTGGTCTTCTATGCGGAGGACTCCTTCGACGACACCGAGGCCGAGATCATCGAGTCGGCCTTCCACGACACCCTGCGCGCCATCGCCGCCGCACCGGACACCAGCGTCGACGCGTCCCCCGTCATCGGCGACGAAGACCACGGCCTGCTGGTCATGCGCCGAATGTGGCAGTGA